Proteins from one Sarcophilus harrisii chromosome 2, mSarHar1.11, whole genome shotgun sequence genomic window:
- the SEC24C gene encoding protein transport protein Sec24C isoform X1 → MNVNQPAPPGVPYGQPQPGYTGYQSSYGGQPGPIIPPSPYGAYNGPVPGYQQLPPTGVPRAPPSSGTPPASTTARAPSGQSAYGQFGQGDVQNGPSSTVQMQRPPVSQPFVPAPVAPLVNQPATFQPYGSLPTSSQVTTQMAGMQISAPAAAPPPSGLGYGPPPTSMASASGNFPGSSLYGSYPQNLAPPTSLAQAHSGAQTPQRSVPLQASSFPPSAAGAPRPPSIAGPPMPVQSFGGPQVSQTNHASSPSPQAQPPLPGPPGPPPPPMHSSQPGYQLQQNGSFGPARGPQPNYGGSYSAAPNFAGQPGPPQPPPPKRLDPDSIPSPQLNELPPQQKTRHRIDPDAIPSPIQVIEDDRNNRGSEPFVTGARGQVPPLVTTNFVVKDQGNASPRYIRCTSYNIPCTSDMAKQAQVPLAAVIKPLARLPPEEAPPYVVDHGESGPVRCNRCKAYMCPFMQFIEGGRRFQCCFCSCVTEVPPQYFQHLDHTGKRVDFYDRPELSLGSYEFLATVDYCKNNKFPRPPAFIFMIDVSYNAVRSGLVKLLCEELKSLLDFLPREGGAEESAVRVGFVTYNKVLHFYNVKSSLAQPQMMVVSDVADMFVPLLDGFLVNVSESRTVITSLLDQIPEMFADTRETETVFAPVIQAGMEALKAAECPGKLFLFHTSLPIAEAPGKLKNRDDRKLLNTDKEKTLFQPQTGFYQSLAKECVAQGCCVDLFLFPNQYVDVATLGVVPHHTGGSIYKYACFQVESDQERFLSDLRRDVQKDVGFDAVMRVRTSTGIRATDFFGAFYMSNTTDVELAGLDGDKTVTVEFKHDDRLSEDSGALIQCALLYTSCAGQRRLRIHNLSLNCCTQLADLYRNCETDTLINYLAKFAYRGVLSSPVKTVRDALISQCAQILACYRKNCASPSSAGQLILPECMKLLPVYLNCVLKSDVLQPGAEVTTDDRAYVRQLVTSMDVAETNVFFYPRLLPLTKVPGESSAEPPAVRASEERLSKGDVYLLENGLNLFLWVGASVQQSVVQSLFSVPSFTQINSGLSALPVLENPLSKRVRDLIDSFRAQRSRYMKLIVVKQEDKLEMLFKHFLVEDKSLNGGASYVDFLCHMHKEIRQLLS, encoded by the exons GTGTGCCAAGAGCACCACCTTCCTCGGGAACACCCCCAGCCTCTACTACAGCCAGAGCTCCTAGTGGCCAGTCTGCATACGGCCAGTTTGGCCAAGGAGATGTGCAGAATGGGCCCAGCTCCACTGTTCAGATGCAGAG gcCTCCTGTGTCTCAGCCATTTGTGCCGGCCCCAGTGGCCCCTCTGGTGAACCAGCCTGCTACATTTCAGCCCTATGGCTCTCTCCCAACAAGCTCACAGGTGACCACTCAGATGGCAGGAATGCAGATTAGTGCCCCGgctgctgctcctcctccttcAGGGTTAGGCTATG GCCCACCACCTACATCAATGGCTTCAGCCTCAGGAAATTTTCCAGGCTCCAGTCTCTATGGTTCTTACCCTCAGAACCTGGCTCCACCCACTAGCCTAGCCCAGGCTCATTCTGGTGCCCAAACTCCACAGCGCTCTGTCCCTCTTCAGGCTTCTAGCTTCCCACCCTCAGCAGCAGGGGCTCCTAGGCCTCCTTCAATTGCTGGACCACCTATGCCTGTACAGAGCTTTGGAGGGCCCCAAGTGAGCCAGACTAACCATGCATCTTCACCTTCCCCACAAGCTCAACCCCCATTGCCTGGTCCCCCAGGACCACCACCACCTCCTATGCACTCCTCCCAACCAGGCTATCAGCTACAACAGAACG GCTCCTTTGGACCAGCTAGAGGCCCTCAACCCAATTATGGGGGATCTTACTCTGCAGCACCCAACTTTGCCGGTCAGCCTGGGCCTCCTCAGCCACCTCCTCCTAAGCGCTTGGATCCTGACTCTATTCCCAGTCCT CAACTCAATGAGCTGCCTCCTCAGCAGAAAACCAGGCACAGAATAGACCCTGATGCCATTCCTAGCCCA ATCCAGGTCATTGAAGATGACAGGAATAACCGGGGTTCAGAGCCATTTGTCACTGGAGCACGAGGCCAAGTCCCACCCCTGGTGACCACCAACTTTGTAGTGAAAGACCAAG GGAATGCAAGTCCCCGATATATCCGGTGTACATCATATAATATCCCTTGCACATCTGACATGGCCAAGCAGGCTCAGGTGCCCCTGGCAGCTGTCATCAAGCCACTGGCCAGGCTGCCCCCTGAGGAG GCTCCTCCATATGTGGTGGATCATGGGGAATCAGGCCCTGTGCGCTGCAATCGTTGCAAAGCCTACATGTGCCCCTTTATGCAGTTTATTGAAGGTGGGAGGCGCTTCCAGTGCTGCTTTTGCAGCTGTGTTACTGAAG TTCCTCCCCAGTATTTCCAACACCTGGATCACACTGGTAAACGGGTAGACTTTTATGACCGGCCTGAGCTTTCCCTGGGCTCTTATGAATTCCTGGCTACCGTGGATTACTGCAAG AACAACAAGTTCCCTCGCCCCCCTGCCTTCATCTTCATGATTGATGTCTCCTACAATGCTGTGAGAAGTGGCCTTGTCAAGCTCCTCTGTGAGGAGCTCAAATCGCTTTTGGACTTCCTGCCTAG GGAGGGCGGGGCCGAGGAGTCAGCTGTCCGAGTCGGCTTTGTCACTTACAACAAAGTGCTGCACTTCTACAATGTGAAGAGCTCTTTGGCCCAGCCCCAGATGATGGTGGTGTCCGATGTGGCTGACATGTTTGTGCCGCTGCTGGATGGCTTCCTGGTCAACGTCAGTGAGTCCCGGACGGTCATCACCAG TTTGCTGGACCAGATTCCAGAAATGTTTGCAGATacgagggagacagagacagtctTTGCTCCTGTGATTCAGGCTGGAATGGAGGCCCTGAAG GCTGCTGAGTGTCCAGGGAAGCTGTTTTTGTTCCATACATCTCTACCCATTGCAGAAGCCCCCGGGAAGCTGAAGAACCGAGATGACAGGAAGCTTCTTAACACTGACAAGGAGAAG aCTCTTTTCCAGCCACAAACAGGCTTCTATCAGTCCCTGGCTAAGGAGTGTGTGGCCCAGGGCTGCTGTGTGGACCTGTTTCTCTTTCCTAACCAGTATGTAGATGTAGCCACCCTTGGGGTAGTACCCCACCATACTGGTGGCTCCATCTACAAGTACGCTTGCTTCCAG GTGGAAAGTGACCAGGAGCGCTTCCTCAGTGACCTACGTCGGGATGTACAGAAGGACGTCGGCTTTGATGCTGTGATGCGGGTCCGGACAAGCACTG GTATCCGGGCTACAGATTTCTTTGGGGCCTTCTACATGAGCAACACGACAGATGTGGAGTTGGCAGGTCTGGATGGAGACAAGACGGTGACTGTAGAATTCAAGCATGATGATCGCCTCAGTGAAGATAGTGGAGCCCTCATCCAG TGTGCCCTGCTCTACACCAGCTGTGCTGGGCAGCGGAGGCTCCGCATTCACAACCTGTCACTGAACTGCTGCACCCAGCTGGCTGACTTGTATCGGAATTGTGAGACTGACACACTCATCAACTACCTGGCCAAGTTTG CATACCGGGGGGTACTAAGTAGTCCTGTGAAAACAGTACGTGATGCTCTCATCAGCCAATGTGCTCAGATCTTGGCCTGTTACCGAAAGAACTGCGCCAGCCCGTCTTCTGCCGGACAG cTCATCCTTCCAGAGTGCATGAAGCTTCTCCCTGTTTACCTGAATTGCGTGCTGAAGAGTGATGTCCTGCAGCCGGGGGCCGAGGTCACCACTGATGACCGGGCCTATGTCCGGCAATTGGTCACTTCCATGGATGTGGCTGAAACCAATGTCTTCTTCTATCCTCGACTCCTGCCGCTG ACAAAGGTTCCAGGGGAAAGTAGTGCAGAACCACCAGCTGTCCGAGCCTCCGAGGAACGCCTCAGCAAGGGAGATGTGTACTTACTGGAGAATGGGCTTAACCTTTTCCTCTGGGTTGGGGCCAGTGTGCAGCAAAGTGTTGTCCAGAGCCTCTTCAGCGTCCCTTCCTTTACACAGATTAACAGTGGCTTG AGTGCCCTGCCAGTCCTGGAGAACCCACTGTCTAAAAGGGTGCGTGACCTCATCGATAGCTTCCGTGCACAGAGATCCCGATACATGAAG CTCATCGTGGTGAAGCAAGAGGACAAATTGGAGATGTTGTTCAAGCACTTCCTGGTGGAGGACAAGAGCCTGAATGGGGGTGCATCTTATGTAGACTTTCTGTGTCACATGCACAAGGAGATCCGGCAGCTACTGAGCTAG
- the SEC24C gene encoding protein transport protein Sec24C isoform X2 has translation MNVNQPAPPGVPYGQPQPGYTGYQSSYGGQPGPIIPPSPYGAYNGPVPGYQQLPPTGVPRAPPSSGTPPASTTARAPSGQSAYGQFGQGDVQNGPSSTVQMQRPPVSQPFVPAPVAPLVNQPATFQPYGSLPTSSQVTTQMAGMQISAPAAAPPPSGLGYGPPPTSMASASGNFPGSSLYGSYPQNLAPPTSLAQAHSGAQTPQRSVPLQASSFPPSAAGAPRPPSIAGPPMPVQSFGGPQVSQTNHASSPSPQAQPPLPGPPGPPPPPMHSSQPGYQLQQNGSFGPARGPQPNYGGSYSAAPNFAGQPGPPQPPPPKRLDPDSIPSPIQVIEDDRNNRGSEPFVTGARGQVPPLVTTNFVVKDQGNASPRYIRCTSYNIPCTSDMAKQAQVPLAAVIKPLARLPPEEAPPYVVDHGESGPVRCNRCKAYMCPFMQFIEGGRRFQCCFCSCVTEVPPQYFQHLDHTGKRVDFYDRPELSLGSYEFLATVDYCKNNKFPRPPAFIFMIDVSYNAVRSGLVKLLCEELKSLLDFLPREGGAEESAVRVGFVTYNKVLHFYNVKSSLAQPQMMVVSDVADMFVPLLDGFLVNVSESRTVITSLLDQIPEMFADTRETETVFAPVIQAGMEALKAAECPGKLFLFHTSLPIAEAPGKLKNRDDRKLLNTDKEKTLFQPQTGFYQSLAKECVAQGCCVDLFLFPNQYVDVATLGVVPHHTGGSIYKYACFQVESDQERFLSDLRRDVQKDVGFDAVMRVRTSTGIRATDFFGAFYMSNTTDVELAGLDGDKTVTVEFKHDDRLSEDSGALIQCALLYTSCAGQRRLRIHNLSLNCCTQLADLYRNCETDTLINYLAKFAYRGVLSSPVKTVRDALISQCAQILACYRKNCASPSSAGQLILPECMKLLPVYLNCVLKSDVLQPGAEVTTDDRAYVRQLVTSMDVAETNVFFYPRLLPLTKVPGESSAEPPAVRASEERLSKGDVYLLENGLNLFLWVGASVQQSVVQSLFSVPSFTQINSGLSALPVLENPLSKRVRDLIDSFRAQRSRYMKLIVVKQEDKLEMLFKHFLVEDKSLNGGASYVDFLCHMHKEIRQLLS, from the exons GTGTGCCAAGAGCACCACCTTCCTCGGGAACACCCCCAGCCTCTACTACAGCCAGAGCTCCTAGTGGCCAGTCTGCATACGGCCAGTTTGGCCAAGGAGATGTGCAGAATGGGCCCAGCTCCACTGTTCAGATGCAGAG gcCTCCTGTGTCTCAGCCATTTGTGCCGGCCCCAGTGGCCCCTCTGGTGAACCAGCCTGCTACATTTCAGCCCTATGGCTCTCTCCCAACAAGCTCACAGGTGACCACTCAGATGGCAGGAATGCAGATTAGTGCCCCGgctgctgctcctcctccttcAGGGTTAGGCTATG GCCCACCACCTACATCAATGGCTTCAGCCTCAGGAAATTTTCCAGGCTCCAGTCTCTATGGTTCTTACCCTCAGAACCTGGCTCCACCCACTAGCCTAGCCCAGGCTCATTCTGGTGCCCAAACTCCACAGCGCTCTGTCCCTCTTCAGGCTTCTAGCTTCCCACCCTCAGCAGCAGGGGCTCCTAGGCCTCCTTCAATTGCTGGACCACCTATGCCTGTACAGAGCTTTGGAGGGCCCCAAGTGAGCCAGACTAACCATGCATCTTCACCTTCCCCACAAGCTCAACCCCCATTGCCTGGTCCCCCAGGACCACCACCACCTCCTATGCACTCCTCCCAACCAGGCTATCAGCTACAACAGAACG GCTCCTTTGGACCAGCTAGAGGCCCTCAACCCAATTATGGGGGATCTTACTCTGCAGCACCCAACTTTGCCGGTCAGCCTGGGCCTCCTCAGCCACCTCCTCCTAAGCGCTTGGATCCTGACTCTATTCCCAGTCCT ATCCAGGTCATTGAAGATGACAGGAATAACCGGGGTTCAGAGCCATTTGTCACTGGAGCACGAGGCCAAGTCCCACCCCTGGTGACCACCAACTTTGTAGTGAAAGACCAAG GGAATGCAAGTCCCCGATATATCCGGTGTACATCATATAATATCCCTTGCACATCTGACATGGCCAAGCAGGCTCAGGTGCCCCTGGCAGCTGTCATCAAGCCACTGGCCAGGCTGCCCCCTGAGGAG GCTCCTCCATATGTGGTGGATCATGGGGAATCAGGCCCTGTGCGCTGCAATCGTTGCAAAGCCTACATGTGCCCCTTTATGCAGTTTATTGAAGGTGGGAGGCGCTTCCAGTGCTGCTTTTGCAGCTGTGTTACTGAAG TTCCTCCCCAGTATTTCCAACACCTGGATCACACTGGTAAACGGGTAGACTTTTATGACCGGCCTGAGCTTTCCCTGGGCTCTTATGAATTCCTGGCTACCGTGGATTACTGCAAG AACAACAAGTTCCCTCGCCCCCCTGCCTTCATCTTCATGATTGATGTCTCCTACAATGCTGTGAGAAGTGGCCTTGTCAAGCTCCTCTGTGAGGAGCTCAAATCGCTTTTGGACTTCCTGCCTAG GGAGGGCGGGGCCGAGGAGTCAGCTGTCCGAGTCGGCTTTGTCACTTACAACAAAGTGCTGCACTTCTACAATGTGAAGAGCTCTTTGGCCCAGCCCCAGATGATGGTGGTGTCCGATGTGGCTGACATGTTTGTGCCGCTGCTGGATGGCTTCCTGGTCAACGTCAGTGAGTCCCGGACGGTCATCACCAG TTTGCTGGACCAGATTCCAGAAATGTTTGCAGATacgagggagacagagacagtctTTGCTCCTGTGATTCAGGCTGGAATGGAGGCCCTGAAG GCTGCTGAGTGTCCAGGGAAGCTGTTTTTGTTCCATACATCTCTACCCATTGCAGAAGCCCCCGGGAAGCTGAAGAACCGAGATGACAGGAAGCTTCTTAACACTGACAAGGAGAAG aCTCTTTTCCAGCCACAAACAGGCTTCTATCAGTCCCTGGCTAAGGAGTGTGTGGCCCAGGGCTGCTGTGTGGACCTGTTTCTCTTTCCTAACCAGTATGTAGATGTAGCCACCCTTGGGGTAGTACCCCACCATACTGGTGGCTCCATCTACAAGTACGCTTGCTTCCAG GTGGAAAGTGACCAGGAGCGCTTCCTCAGTGACCTACGTCGGGATGTACAGAAGGACGTCGGCTTTGATGCTGTGATGCGGGTCCGGACAAGCACTG GTATCCGGGCTACAGATTTCTTTGGGGCCTTCTACATGAGCAACACGACAGATGTGGAGTTGGCAGGTCTGGATGGAGACAAGACGGTGACTGTAGAATTCAAGCATGATGATCGCCTCAGTGAAGATAGTGGAGCCCTCATCCAG TGTGCCCTGCTCTACACCAGCTGTGCTGGGCAGCGGAGGCTCCGCATTCACAACCTGTCACTGAACTGCTGCACCCAGCTGGCTGACTTGTATCGGAATTGTGAGACTGACACACTCATCAACTACCTGGCCAAGTTTG CATACCGGGGGGTACTAAGTAGTCCTGTGAAAACAGTACGTGATGCTCTCATCAGCCAATGTGCTCAGATCTTGGCCTGTTACCGAAAGAACTGCGCCAGCCCGTCTTCTGCCGGACAG cTCATCCTTCCAGAGTGCATGAAGCTTCTCCCTGTTTACCTGAATTGCGTGCTGAAGAGTGATGTCCTGCAGCCGGGGGCCGAGGTCACCACTGATGACCGGGCCTATGTCCGGCAATTGGTCACTTCCATGGATGTGGCTGAAACCAATGTCTTCTTCTATCCTCGACTCCTGCCGCTG ACAAAGGTTCCAGGGGAAAGTAGTGCAGAACCACCAGCTGTCCGAGCCTCCGAGGAACGCCTCAGCAAGGGAGATGTGTACTTACTGGAGAATGGGCTTAACCTTTTCCTCTGGGTTGGGGCCAGTGTGCAGCAAAGTGTTGTCCAGAGCCTCTTCAGCGTCCCTTCCTTTACACAGATTAACAGTGGCTTG AGTGCCCTGCCAGTCCTGGAGAACCCACTGTCTAAAAGGGTGCGTGACCTCATCGATAGCTTCCGTGCACAGAGATCCCGATACATGAAG CTCATCGTGGTGAAGCAAGAGGACAAATTGGAGATGTTGTTCAAGCACTTCCTGGTGGAGGACAAGAGCCTGAATGGGGGTGCATCTTATGTAGACTTTCTGTGTCACATGCACAAGGAGATCCGGCAGCTACTGAGCTAG